TCTCTCTTTTCAGGAATGGAGAATGATGACAGTGCTGTTCAGTACGCAATTGGACGGTCGGACACAGTAGCTCCAGGCACAGGAATCGACTTAGAATTTGATGCAGATGTACAGACCATGTCTCCTGAGGCTTCTGAATACGAGACTTGTTATGTCACGTCTCATAAGGGACCGTGTCGTGTAGCTACGTATAGCAGAGATGGGCAGTTAATAGCTACAGGATCTGCCGATGCCTCGATAAAAATTCTTGATACGGAGAGAATGCTGGCCAAAAGTGCTATGCCTATTGAGGTAAAATGTGACTTGAATCATAGCCACTTCATGAATTCTTGAGCTGCTGTCTGGGTTTCATGCAACGTCTGTGCCTTGTGGCTGGCTCAGTGAGTTGGACTTAACGTCTGTCTCACCATATTTCCTTTCCAACAGTGGCTCATAAAGTACccttgaagaaaaggaagaagacatAGGGCAAATATACTTGTGTGACTTCTTGCAGCAGCCTAGAGATCTGAGCCAGAAATAGCTTCTCATAGTTGTTGATAATTGCTGTGCTGTGTAAACACGGCTTGTCTTTGAACCCTCTTCTGGCCTCTTCTGAACCTACTTCTGGCCTCTACAGCATCCAGTGGCTGTTTCAGTACTGGTTCACAGAACgcatatttatttgctttaatttttctccGATACGCTTATCAGGTAACAATTTAACAGTGTAGTTTTTCAGAATATGCACAACATTCTCAGGAGCATTCTGTATGAGTGAAAGTTGCCATTTTCCCAGTTGGTACACCTTCCCTTAATTCTTTTAACAATATAATATTTTGATTTGGACCCCTCATGAAGAAGGTGATATATTTTCTTGCATCAGTTTACTGCTGCTGATACTAGTTCATCCTTGAGCAAGTCCGTTGACCTTTGTAAAGATATGGGAAGTTTTCTGATAAGAATTTATCAAGTATAAAATTTGCATTACCTGTCAAAAGCATGTTCTCCCTTCTAACGCTAACTTGTTCCATGTTGCAGGTCATGATGAATGAGACAGCACAGCAAAACATGGAAAATCATCCTGTTATTCGGACTCTGTATGATCACGTGGATGAAGTTACATGTTTAGCTTTTCACCCAACAGAACAGATCCTTGCATCTGGTTCAAGGGACTACACACTTAAATTGTTTGACTATTCAAAGCCTTCTGCCAAAAGAGCCTTCAAATATATACAGGTTAGATACCGTCATCCAGTTCAGAACAACCAAAGCTTGTGTGTAATTACGGAGGTATCAGTGAGCTGAATTGCATGTAGGTGGTTAGGTATGTAGGAGTATGTAGCTAACAAAATTTGCAGACGTTGTGCCAATTCATGTGTTAAGAGTTTGTGCATAACGGATACATATACTTACGGTCTTCGACTCTCGTGTCTGTTCGCTTTTTGTTAATCTAGACCTAATCTAATATGGATAACTTTGAAGTCAGTTATGTTATCATGGTTCTAGAGACGAGTTTGGGATTATGTGGTGGTTTGACTGGCTGACAAAACCTTCTGCTACTGTTGTGCAATATCCCAAAAATAAATGGGCACAGCAAGCTGCTCTAGGAGAAAAACTGTAGTACATTTAAGCGTAGCCTGTCACAGGCTTTTTAATCCTATATGgagcattttccattttgcagaaatacagcatgTCGTGCTAATTGATGGTGTAACTAATTTTTAGCACTTTAATGCCACCAAAACTGACACTTAcatattagctttttttttaataaacttacACCAATTATGTATTTTTGATCAAACAGGAAGCAGAGATGTTACGCTCAATCTCTTTTCACCCTTCGGGAGATTTCATTCTTGTTGGTACCCAGCACCCAACTTTACGACTTTATGATATCAATACTTTCCAGTGTTTTGTGTCTTGCAATCCTCAAGATCAGCACACTGATGCTATTTGTTCAGTAAATTACAATGCAAGTGCAAACATGTATGTGACAGGAAGTAAGGATGGATGCATCAAACTGTGGGATGGTGTTTCAAATCGCTGTATCACTACATTTGAGAAGGCGCATGATGGAGCTGAAGTCTGTTCTgctattttttccaaaaattcaAAGTATATCTTGTCAAGTGGAAAAGACTCTGTAGCTAAACTGTGGGAGATATCCACTGGTCGAACACTGGTCAAATACACAGGTATGTATGTGGCAGGTGACCTTCCAAGTACCCTCTTTTTCAGCTACTGACCAAGGGGGGGCAGTGGTGGTATTGTCTGAAAGATTAAGTCTGTCATTGGTGAATACTAAAAGGTAAAGGGAGACTGCTTCTTTGAGGATAAATTACCCcatgttttctaaaacattttgtgtAAACTACATCCAGAAGAGAAGCTGTGTCACCTTCAACCTGTTGAGTCTTTAGTAGAATTTTGGAGGCTTCTCTACCAACATTATGCCATTGCTTTTGGAGGGAAACGATTGCTAAACTAGGGAAAAGGAAATAGGAATGTGAATCCCCTAAAGATTAGAACACTTGTGCAGAGGGTTTTGTTCCTTAGTTTTCCTTTAATGTGTTTTAGAAACGATGAGTATTTGGGGGGAAGGTGGAAGACCtcattgcttttcttgctgATGATCATCTTGATTTTTGGGGTTGTCAGTTTAAACTGCACCCTTGgtctagtgaaaaaaaaaaggaaggatcaAAAGTAATGCATAATCCTCTTTGGGTTAGAGTAGGCCTCTTGCCTGGAGAGTaccccaggctgcaggggaataAAATCCATGTTGGGGCAGTTAACAATTAGACTCTTGTGTTAAAAATGGTTCAAGTAAACCATGGcaatattctgaaaaatgtttgcagctGTACTTTTTTGAAGGATGAAATTATGCACGAGGTAGCCACACTTACAGCATGCTGACAATACCATGCTTTGATCTCAGCAGGACTTGGGAAATGATGAAAGAGGGAAACTGCATGCAATAGCAGTTATGTGACTGGGGATGCTTTAGGGTGAAGCAGCAGTGTGCTTAAGTATTGGGAGTTAAACCATGACAGAGGAGCGGATGCTGAaaattttttgtttcagcttttggGATGTGTGCAGTCCTTTTTGTATGTTAGCAGTATTTTTGCTCTCAACCAGCAGGGTGCAGCACCTCCTTGATAAACTCTTGCAAAATACAAGGTAGAAAGTAGGTGTAttccttggaaaataaatgcctacatatgaaacacattttatttgaagGGAGGGCAAAGGTATGGCCAAGGTAGGTCACACAATATGCCATAAGATACGtacatttaaaaggaaaattactgaTAATGAGGATCTGTGTCTCCTGCTACCTGTGTTCTTTCTGGCTAGTTACAATTGTAAGCCTTGTACAAAGATGTAAggtaaaactgctttttaaagcttACTGTTTGCACTCATACTGAGTGGTTGGACTTGATTGCCACAACTGGAGTGCTTAATCCTTCTGTCCTCTAAATTCTAGGATACACACTGTATATAGCTACAAAAGAATATCTGTAATTGATTCAGTTGTTCTACATGGAGTTGTataataacagagaaaataaggcTTCTTTTAATAGGCTGCAGCAATTAGTAGATACAGAAGGTTTACTTCTAGGTCTTTGCAAATTTCCTAAAAGAGATCCTATTTGAGTTAATATTTTCCTGCATATATTTAGGAGCTGGTTTGAGTGGACGGCAAGTACACAGAACACAAGCTGTCTTCAACCACACAGAAGACTATGTGCTGCTTCCAGATGAAAGGACCATAAGTCTCTGCTGCTGGGATTCAAGAACTGCTGAACGGAGAAATCTTCTTTCTCTTGGGCACAACAGCATTGTTCGCTGTATTGTCCATTCTCCTACCAATCCTGGCTTCATGACCTGCAGTGATGACTACAGGGCTAGATTTTGGTACAGAAGGTCAACAACAGACTAAGGACACCTTTTATAAAACAGTGATTATCCAGATTCATTATATCATCTTGTATTGATTGTACTGCCAACAGATGCCTAGATGAGAGCCACGGTGTGTCtgttttcttgtcatttttttaattctgtcaaaCACggcagaaaaatattgaaataccTGGACTAAGTTTTGCCCCACGCTAATTTTTTTATTAGCGTGTGGGGCATTAATTTTTGTAAGTCATCTCTAATTTTACTCAAGGAGTTGGGGTGTGGAATAAAATGATCCTTGCAGGAAGGATTTTGTTCTCCTGTCTTTCTGAATCCTGCAAACGATAATGTGACTAGGTCTTGCTCAAACTGGGCAGTAAGAGCCAGTTTTGCTCTGCATTGTATCTGTGCAATCCCACTGAAGTCTGTTTAAAGAATGGATTACACAAGTAACAGCAGAACttggcaaatattttaatgaagccTTAAGCCGTCTTCAGTTCTGATTCATGCTTTGTAAAGCTCTGTTTTGTATCTTTtagtcttcttttttcctccagttggCCAAGTGGACCTTTGATTCTGAGCCAGTCTTGTGCTATAAGAATTTGAAACacaattttaaactgtttaGATGAATTCAAGCAATGGTGTTCTAGTTCTGATATTAAAACTCAGAATTGAAATCTTGTCTTCTTTGGAATTTATCTTAACGAGTGTGATCTCGAATTCAAGGAATATCCACATTGCAACTATAAGAtggggcagtgctgcagcacatgAACATGAGAATAATTTGACATGGACATCTTTAGTAACCCCTCAAAAATGGAAACTTGTAATTTTCATATATGTACCTCAGACATGTCACTTTGCTTCATTTTACTTAGAAATTTTCTGTTATATAGcacttaaatgattttttttagttcaaaaACGCAGACTCACTGTTTCTTCTAATTATCTCTAACAGTGCAAGTTTCCCAGACCTTACCATATTCAACAGAAGTACAGATCCTTAAAAAAATCCGAGCTTAAACCTTCTGTAAGTTTGAAAATTCACTACTTATtcttacagatattttattatCTGGCCTGTGCAGTTTTAAGCATGTTCATTCAAGTATTCTGTCTGCAGCTTAGTGGAACAGTACTTCTGAGCTTCATATGTGAGAACTTTCCTTTGGCCATAAGCTCAGCACTTGCTTTCATTAGCATCTTTAAATGTAAGGTTATTTTATTACTGCTTGATTAAGCGTTGCCACTGATTAAGTGTCTTGTTCAAGGGCTGATGAGGAGTACAGGttttgtctgtatttaaataaagattaccttttttaaaagttgtttaatatataaagaaggaaatgtattagttttattttctacgTAACAAAGGACAAATTGAACGCTGGAAGGATATGATCTGGGGACATGTTACAGCTTGATGAATTAATCTGTTGTACTACATTTGGATCAGGCATAATCATAGACTTCAGTACAGAATATGGGGTGTTCCGTTTTCAAAAAATAGAGAATGAAATTTAATGTTCTTGAATGCTTCAGCTACGCAAAACAAATTTCCTAGGCTTAGCaatcctcttcctctgcctcccttcGAGTTTCTAAAACTTTAGAAACGTGGGAGGCGTAAGATGGTGGTTCTGGTGGCTTTTTGTTGGAGGAACAAGGAGAACTGGAGCTTGGTGGGCAGGAAAAGGGAAGTCTTGACGCAGTTGCAAGCGCGTGCTATACTATCTCAGCAGCAACAGCCCTCCGACATTAAAACCAGTCAGCTAAATTGTTAGTGATAATTCTTTATTGGAGTGCAGCATTTGTTCCTATTCTGTTAAAGAAGCTGTCTGTAAGCAACTCGTATGTTACTGGTCTTTGGactctcttatttttaaaacgCTATTTTGGTGTTTTAGATACTAAACCACTGCTGAAGTTGATAAGTTAGCAGCATGCTAGCTTTCACTTTGAGCTTCCTTAATTCCATTTAGAGATTTAATCTGTTAAAAACATCCTGAAATAAGCccctttttttgatttttgtctttcagcactacttttttaaaagaatttcaatGGTTGttgcagagagaaaattgaGGTGCACTTGGCTGCAGGATGTTCATATTGATTTGCTTTAAATAGCTTGATTTCTGTAGGTAATTAGAGTAAGAGGCCTTGTTTTTCACAGTAGGAATAGTAAGTTATTTGCCAAATTAGTTACCTTGTTCCATTACTTATGTAGATGGtttgaaaaatacaagagaTTTTGAAGGGGTTCAGAGAGCAACGTGGATCTAGAAtgacaaaatacaaagaaaaaaaaaatctgcaggcTTTAGAGTAAATAGGATGTCCTCTAcctgaataaaaatgtttgtttgtttgttttcagataattGGAGTCATGAATGCACGGTATAACTATATGAAAAGGCAGGTGACCTGAAACTACTTAGAGTTTGGGGAGCCTATGAGCAGCTGAACCAAGAGCAAGGAAGAAAGGTTAAGCACGTTTAGCCTGAGGAACTGCTATCAAACGTTCAAGGGTAGTGAGGGTACAGAGAATGTAGGTTAGGGAGGATAACCGATCTACCTTCTCCTGCCTACTGGAATATCTTCTCTGATACAAGGAGAGGATTGTTTTTAGTGTACTGAAATTTGAGTAAAACTGACGAGGCAAATTAAGCTTGCCTACAAGCAGACTTGTTCAGAGCTGTATCCAGTGAAATTACCTTCTCAAAGTTGCTGTTTGTTGTTATCCTTGTGCTCTAAGCTTCTGTTAAtgcagctgggaggaaaaaaaatatatgctcCAATATTTGGGTTGTTTTCAGGATGAGCGTTAGGAAGACAAAGACTGTTTCTAAAGGTTTACCTACTCTTAAGTGATACAATCATACAAGCGGTTTTTGCTGAACCTCACCACTGCTCTCGAGAGTAGACAAATCTGATGGTGTCTGTCAATCATGCATATTACTAGCAGCTTCAGAACAGCTGTTTATCTTAACGAAGGTTACAACCCAGCCTTGTAACTATGTTTGATTTCTTGGGGGCTAGTGTTAAGCGAGTCTCCTGCTTTTGGACTAACACAGCTGGTAAAGagagcatccctgctgctgttttgtccATGATAATAGCTAGCAAGCTTAGTAAACCTCTTATATGGgagaaaacatctatttttgGCCGTTTTGGTAAAACATCCTCTACCACTGTCTACATTTCTTCCTTAAACAGCTCAGTGGGATTCCGTGGGAGATACCATGAGATATGGTGGGAAAGGATTTGGGGGCTGTAGGAAGCCTTCTCCTGGTACTCCTAAGTGCTCCTTAGTATTCTTTAGAAAGTGAAGAGACACCTGCCTGCTCAAGTACAGTAATTAGCTAACCCTGTACCGTTGTTTTTCAGACGCTGTTTTTAGGACCTTCTAGAGTCTGTCTGCGGCTAACAAACTCTGTAATTACCCTGGTTTAAGCTCTTTGCTCCTCAAAGCTTGAAGGCAGCTttgcttccaggaaaaaaagaggaagcaaatgTATAAACAAGCTTTTGCAAAACCAAATGCTTGCCCAAGATTGTGAGTTGCCATGGGTTCAAGCACATGCCAAAGAGGCAGCAGTGACCTGACGCCCTTCCAAGAAAAAGGGATCTTCCATTGGAAGGCAACTTAGACTCCACTGGCGAGACTCTTGTTGACCAGCAAACACCAATTTCCTCTCTCATTCTCACAGTTTAGGCAATCCTCCTTTGGCAAAGGTATGCCTTACCATGCATTCAGGGTTTGATCTCTTTAATCCTTGCATTACAGAAGGTAATCTCTAATCAGCAATTGTAGCAGCCCAGCTGAGGCAAGAAGCAGTGCTGGCCTGTACGTTGATGACAGCCTGTTTCACTTGGGAAGCCCTTAGGAAGGGAGAGCTTCAACCTGCCTGTCACTTTGCTTTGTTGGAGCACTGGTTTGAAATGAGGCAAGGAAATACAACCACAATTTACCTACTCTTCACACAGGAGTGGCTTGAAATGAATATCAGTTCCTCTACTAATCAACAAAttccagagcagctgcttgcCCTCCCCCAGTTTCGCGGTCTGTACTCCCAGTAGCTACATCCCGCTGTGCTCCTTTGCTCACAGAGGCACAGTCATGCTCGGGATTTGTCTTCTCAAGGAAGTCTCCATCACCTGCCTGAAAGTCAGTTGGATGCATCTGGTGTATAACTGGCTCAGAAGAATTCATCATGAAAACGTGGTGAGGTAATGCCACAGCTAATGCATTAGGCCAGCGAGCTGTGCCTAGCCAAAAGCCAAGCAGCTCTGGAGACAAATCTTAATCGTGGGTTTGTACCTTGGCCTGCCAGCACTCCTTGGCACCCTGACTTGGCAGTCAGTAACTGGCACAGGGATCCAGGGAAGCTCGTTCCTAAAGGGGCACTGCTGGAATTTGGCTCGCTTGCTACCCATTGAGACAGATTTCAAACTTTCTGCTTAAGAGGGCAGAGTGATCTGGGGGAAATATCCCTCATTTCCTGGACACAGAGGCTGCCGTGTGAGACTGAATcccaggaaaaagcaaagtgtAATAAAGGAGAATTAGTTGAGAAAATTGCACCTTGGGATAGGAAGTTGTCCATGTGGCTGGAACAGGCCCTTCAAATGCTGCAGCAAAACTGCTCTGCTCGCTGACCAGGGCATCAGGATGATCTGAAGCCTGTACATTTGCTTTCCGTGTATGTTTAAGCCTTGGTGCAGCTAGGAGAAGTCTTCCACATATAATTCACACCCAAGTATGTATGGAAATATATAAGATTTTCACAAGCTCCTTCATATATATCAAAAATGGTGCCTTAAATGATGAGACAGCTTCGGAAAGCATGCAAAATGCTGGCTTAGAAATCCTGGATTGATATGACTGTGGCAGTCTTATTTCCATCCAGCATTGTGCAGCCTCTTGTGGTATGTAGTACTCTTGTATTCATTGCATTTCTAAAAGAGGAAATACAGGAACATGTAGCAAAAAAGAAGGGTGAGACTTCTGACTGCGGTTAATTGCGACAAGTTGGTGACAGAGAGATCAAGGAAAATTCCACTTGCAGACAGACTTTTCTCTCAGTTCTGAACGCTAATAgggtttttctgctttgttttcttttctatttcatctTATCTGCTGTGGCAAAACTGTCTTTCATGAGAATCTTTTGCACACATTCCTAAATGCTTTTAAGGGTAGAGCTGTCAGATGTCTTTTCTTGAGATGTAGTTCCTGGCACACAGTGACTGTGCAAAGCTGAGGGCTCTTCTCCCCGCAGTAATTATCTGTATTGCTCCAAGTGACGCTGGTGGTGAATGACAACTATGGATCAAAACATAAGCAGCAACAGAACTGCAAAGGTATgcctgttggttttttttggtcgttgttgttgttattgtttttgaTTTGAGTAcagcacagaattaaaatatatatgttctAGAGTAAGGTTTGACATTTTGAATTCAACAGTAAGGTTTGACGTTTGAATTCAACATTATGCTATGTGACGTTGGACGTGTTTGTTATTCTCATCCTGAGGGATGAGGGAGGGCCCTTAGGATGCTAACGTACCTAATGCCTCCGTGCTTTTTGTTGTGACAAAGCCATTAACTGGAAGAAATGTCTTCTTGAGGAGGACT
This genomic window from Cygnus olor isolate bCygOlo1 chromosome 16, bCygOlo1.pri.v2, whole genome shotgun sequence contains:
- the CSTF1 gene encoding cleavage stimulation factor subunit 1, which translates into the protein MSGRRVAAACDRRQLPRGMGSMAAPLLDPRPLRLPFLEADSRLPSMCGRSMQQPSRRSVLRARPPPPPPPLPPPPIDALRAPVAILGAERGRQKEGSAPPRHSLLTMYRTKVSLKDRQQLYKLIISQLLYDGYINIANGLINEIKPQSVCAPSEQLLHLIKLGMENDDSAVQYAIGRSDTVAPGTGIDLEFDADVQTMSPEASEYETCYVTSHKGPCRVATYSRDGQLIATGSADASIKILDTERMLAKSAMPIEVMMNETAQQNMENHPVIRTLYDHVDEVTCLAFHPTEQILASGSRDYTLKLFDYSKPSAKRAFKYIQEAEMLRSISFHPSGDFILVGTQHPTLRLYDINTFQCFVSCNPQDQHTDAICSVNYNASANMYVTGSKDGCIKLWDGVSNRCITTFEKAHDGAEVCSAIFSKNSKYILSSGKDSVAKLWEISTGRTLVKYTGAGLSGRQVHRTQAVFNHTEDYVLLPDERTISLCCWDSRTAERRNLLSLGHNSIVRCIVHSPTNPGFMTCSDDYRARFWYRRSTTD